AAATTTCGTCATGCTGTAAATCCTATATTAATGCAACCGAAAAATGCTAAACTTTATATGGATCCCatgcaaaaagtaaataatgagTTTGTACTAAGGTAACCAAATGTCCAAAtagttatatatgtatctatattaatattttatttccttttttaataGAATCAAAGAAATACGGGATCCTAATACCATGGAGGTCCCCGGTACATTTATAAAAGATATAAATCGTTTATCATTTGAATCTGTAGCTGTTGTAGCATTGGATAAAGAAATGGGTCTCATCAGAAGCACATCAATTACTCCAGAAGCTAAAGAGCTGTTCGAGAATTTGCAAATGTTTACTAGAGCTTTTTACGATTTGGGCATTAAACCTTCGATCTATAAATATATCAAGACACCAACATACAAACGTTTCGAAAAATGTATGGACAATATGTTTgatatatgtttaaaatttaccaACGAGGCTATACAACGTTTAGAAAAGCAAGGTGCAAATGCTGAAGGAAATAGCGTTTtagaaaaattactaaaaattgaTCGGAAAATTGCCATGATTATGGCCATTGACATGTTGATTGGTGGTGTTGAGATAACCTCATCTATTTTATCGGCCATTATGCTTTGTTTAGCCACCAATCCAGTAAAACAACAGAAGTTGCGTGAAGAAATACTGAATACAATTGgtaaaactgaaaaattcaCTGTAGAGAACACGAAAAATTTACCATACTTGAGAGCTTGTATCAAAGAAGCCATAAGACTATATCCCGTAATTTTTGGCAATCTAAGGTCGACTGGAATGGATCTATGTTTAAGTGGTTATCAAATACCCAAAAACACAAATGTTTTATTAGCATCGAATTTATTGCTGCAAGATGAGGACTACTTTCCCAAACCAAAAGAATATATACCAGAGAGATGGTTACGTGAGGAGAATGgtgaaaatgataaaatatcTGTGAAAAATATGCATCCATTTACATTTTTGCCATTTGGATTTGGTCCACGTTCATGCGTTGGTAAACGTATCGTTGATTTGGAAATGGAAATAACAATGGCTAATCTAGTGCGTAATTtcgaaattgaatttaattatcCTAGTGAAAACgcttttaaaagttattttgtcAATTCGCCAGTTGTAccattaaaatttaagtttactgatttataattgaaataaagaatatgtatgtatatcaacgCATACACAACATTGAATACGATTTGaaatacagtagttttgacttacctgcctttcacttaagaccATTTTGCATATACCAGCATAAGTGCTggtaagtgcaaaaaaaaaatatcgtgcaaagttggttgtgcaggtatgtcaaaattactgtacatAGTCATAGAGAAACATTTCATGTTATAAAAGAGTTGTTAAAACACATTGTTTAACAACCGTGTTAAAACATGTGAAAAACGCTAACATTATGGGTCTATACCTACAACTAACATCATGTTAGTGTTAATGTTAAGCATTTCATATCAGTTGTAGACCCAGTGTTATAATATATGTCCGTCTGATGATGAGTTGGTTGCAATAGGTTTTCTCTTTCTCTCTTTTTTTAAGCGAATTTTTGGGAAGGGAAATTCTGCAATTATATACATAGTTAAAATTACGTacataatttaacaattttgcttctacttattagaaaatagtatttgAACCTTGACGACAGGAACGGCAAAATTATTACGAtcttactttttgaaaatatgtatttgattttCAATAGTACCTTGATACTCATTTGATACTCTCAAAATATCTTCAGTGATTTACATAACAGTATTAATAATgtgtatttaatttgtatatttaaatttaatattcttaattttaaaattccaagtATATTTTGGTAATTCCGAAATATGCTTCTAGAGAACAGGCGATAAtagaattatctttgaaaatttcttttgcTTTCGTAATACAATCAgaatatgtttgtatttttaccTCGATTGGCATTACataaatactaatttttatcgccaatatatctgatattttaaaaataaatttcgaccctccgtaggccccttaaaaaatcataaaaagatcgagcaaaattaaaaaaataaatcaataaatcgaaatataaatttgaaaaatacaactctgaaagcacaaagtatacagaggcgacacggcaaaaaaatatatttgtctctttcgttcgaaacaatttcaactggtttggttttgtgcttatttatatagttgtttgttttaacgcactgtctgtattaaactgcctctgtatactttgtgctttTATGTCACTTTATTGGAGACACCCAAACAATTATTTTCGATTATGTTAACGGATAGTTTGTATAGagtatttcatattatttttctttatattatatttatattgttatatttagttttttttcatattgtatttaattatatgtacataaatacaatattataGTATTGCTAATTGGGCCTTAATAGGCTTacggcatttttttttttaaataaataaatatctcaactaatagagataacctagacatgtatgtaagcgtatttttgtagatcttctcaaggaatatttgggatttttggaggtttttttttaaaaaaaaaattgagacccaGTTCGCACCATGTgatatttcgtaacaatatctccaatagttcccgagggaacaaattattatcaaaaaaaaaaaacctttccaAACCACTATGgagcggtccataattagtcatagttcccatataatgtttttgctaatttacttagtgtaattgtttttattgaattaataaataaaacaatttaattacatatatttcgatttttttctttttgttaggTTTGTTGCATTTAATTTTAGTACATACTGGTATAAATACCGATATATTAGTTTTATACCGGTATACCGATATAatttaaataccgttaccgatacagaaataataataaaattaacaccGTTACCGATACCGTTATTCGTTTCGGTTGCCAACCTTGCTGGTttgttacgataacacaataaacatagcatacagattAGTATTATTTTgcggaacaaatcaagatcccagtaacagtttatatttttttctgttaatattcatattttctgtATTGAAGGCCTTCGGCCGGGCGAAAGGACTTTAAACTCTGAACACCGGCATCGCTAAAATCTATATATCGAAATTTTCTAAAGTATAGGACCATAAAACTTTGCTATCATTTCACACAGTTAGGGCGTGtagaaacattttgaaagaattttgtgtagaaagagctatttttttaaacatttattaatttttgcatACACTAGAAAAAACGGTAGTGTACCAAGtggatattattttattttttccgggcaaaaagtcgatttcgaacAATATGGCATCCCTGTAGTTTTCCTAACTTAACAAATCTGGCAACAATATTCAGCAACTGTCAAAACAACTATGCTGAATTGCTGGTTAAAACTGACAACCATTTTTTATTGACAGTTTGCATTTCACACTAAAATCGTTTACTTCGTGAAAAATCCGGATATTAGcacaagttttaaataaattattaaaaattttaaataaaaacaaaaggcaAACATGCCTAAATATTATTGCGATTATTGTGACACGTATTTAACGCACGATTCACCTTCGGTGCGAAAAACACACTGTACCGGGCGCAAGCATCGTGACAATGTTAAGTTCTACTATCAAAAATGGATGGAGGAACAGGCGCAACATTTAATTGATGCTACAACTGCCGCCTTCAAAGCAGGAAAAATTACGCAAAATCCATTTGCCGGTGGACCACCTAAACCGGGTGGTGTGGCGATACCACCGCCACCAAACATGGCAATACCACCTAGACCTGGTATGATGCCGCCCGGTATGCCTGGAGGTCCTGGCATGCCGCCAATGATGATGGGACCTCATGGTGGTCTACCGCCACCTATGATGGGTATGCGCCCTCCTCCCATGATGGGTCCAATGGGTATGATGGGACCACCACCACCGCTTGGTACCTTAGCCGGGGTACGACCAACATTAATGAATGGACCGCCACCAAAATAACAAGAGGTTAATAAAGGAGCAGGAGGAGCTCACAAAGCTGTAAACAACTAACATTTACATTTTCTGTCTCAAGAAATTTTAACTTAAGTTGGATTTAAGAttagtatttaaattttctaatacttacaaattgtactttaaaaaaagttcaaatatataaatttttaattaaatttgcttaatattaatttgatttgaaaacaaGTTAATTTATCAttcaaaaaacttatttttgaagACACAGAattattaatttacaaaacTCATTTCTGTTTAGtagttattatatttttagcaatatgtataattacaaaataaagaatatgtgcgagtataaaataaaatatattaattctaatgagatattacaatgtgtatattttatacataactagcttgacccggtgcgcttcgctacccctgtcgtagtaaaataaaaaatatatagcctattaacgcttcccagtaaggatctatccacgttccaaatttcaataaaatcggttcagccgtttaggcgtgatgctcaaagaaataaacaaaccaacaaacaaacttacaaagacatttatatagatttataaATGGTTTCGAATTAACAgtaattcatttcatttaatacatctatatttcaatttaataaaatgtatgaaatatgtaataaatttatgattttttaaaaggtaaattgtaattaaatgcTTGTACCTTGAAGATATGACAGTAGCCCTTACCCACTCAGTCGGTATTCTGGGGAGTAACTCCGTAAATAGATTCGAATTTGTAAACATACATTgtaatttgaaaatgattttgtttattattcgaAAATGCAATGATTCAATGTTTGAAATATGCTAGTCacaaaatctgaaaattttatattcatttcgGAATGTTGAATGTAATACAAATtcgtatttataaatgtatttattagaatttagagaaacattttgtaaattgtaGACGTACATTTCTGTTTTGTTGTCAATAAATTCAAGTACAAACAATTTCCAGGATTTGTAACGCCGTTTTccgcttttttaataaaacttttattaccaaaaatgtgtatgaaaaccactaagttttttaaattctttcaaatagttttcatacaaatttgttcgaatcatttttctttcgacatcgtgaaacagccctttgttaatttttttcaaacaataaataaatgtcaaggcgaatttactgCACAGCAAATTCGCctttataaatatgaaattcaacaaaaaattaactcaaatatttcaaaaatagtacTGATGTATTTATGGGTCGATTGGTattcttttcaaaataaaaaaattattaatttagtttataaacagtaaaaaataagtaattttttatttttttaatattcatactTTTACATGTATGTGTGTTACttaaagacaaaaaataaattaaatattgcaaTATTTCCAGAAATAAAAAgccaaaaaatgtagaaaagtgcttttttgtttaatattttgtatggcTACCGCGAGCGGCAATAACTGCTTGCCTACTAGGAATTGAGGCAATGAGCTTTGAAAAGTCATATTCCGTAAGAATTTTGACCCACTCCTCTTTTATAATccttattaattaattttttattttttgggctTTTTTTGGCAACTTTTTTCTTGATATGTGTCCACAAATTCTCTATGGGGTTTAAGTTGTTATAAAATTCACtccatagatgagggctgttttattgaaggttttaccatcaaaaagtaattttcgtgaaaatcaaagatagaggcttttgaatataggacctcgatatgtattttaataaataaaatttaaaaatgcatatATTATGTCTCCGGTAGTTTTCCCCTGAAGATATCAATCTATGTTGAATGACGcaaccaaaaagaaaaaaaactattgatGAAATCTGgcagtattatttttttggcgatTCCATTCGCCGGTAATCAGTATTGCCAGAACGTTTTAACACCAGCCCAAACACTTAATAATCCCATGACTTTGggcgtttttgaaaaaatctccttaaaaattatttttatatttttcaagatcATAATAATCTGATTAGTGTTGATAGCTCTTATAATTACAAGCACAAAAACGTAAAATTTGTTGATGATCACTcttagtttaggagttataggaatttaaagtcaatatatattataatagtgcttcaaaatacctcttatatgatatataatatatatacatactagCTGACCGTCCGGGCTTCGCTCGGTAGCTATTAATAAacgtttactttgtatgggatgtACCACtcccattgtacctatataggtcaattgtgaatctaaacatcaaacacaaacaacaaatttcatcgaaatcggcccagccgttaaggaggagttcagttacaaACACACGTACATaagaattatatatgtatgtatataaaaagaattatGTATGTTCGATACATACATTTCTTTCCCAAGTTTCGTCGAATTCCCAAAAATGAAATGATACAAATATGAGTTTTTGCGATTTGTAAATTGCGATGCCATATTTTGTTGATCTCTTTCAAGTTTGTATATTCTGGTTGTATTGCAAAAAGCGTGTTTTGGCGCAAACTTGTGAAATACGACAggcaaataaaaagaaatcatttaGTTTTGCAAGCCAATCGCCGGTGAGTCAATTATTGAACatgaaatcaaataaattatttgttcttAAACGAGATGGCCGCAAAGAGGAAGTACATTTCGATAAAATTACATCTCGTATTCAAAAGCTTTGCTATGGATTAAATATGGATTTTGTTGACCCAGTGGCCATTACACTGAAAGTTATCAATGGCTTATACTGTGGTGTTACAACTCAAGAGTTGGACAATTTGGCAGCCGAGACAGCTGCTACATTGACAACAAATCATGGTGATTATGCCATATTGGCGGCTCGTATTGCCGTCTCCAATTTGCACAAGGAAACGAAAAAAGTATTTTCAGAGGTTATAAGTGATCTGTATCATTATGTTAACAAAGAGACGGGTAAAACTTCGCCCATGATTTCGGAGTATCACTACAATGTGGTGCAGAAGAATGCAGAACGTTTGAATTCGTCCATTATTTATGATCGTGACTTTGGCTACAATTATTTTGGATTCAAGACACTGGAGAGATCCTATTTGCTGAAAATGAATGGTAAGATTGTTGAAAGACCACAGCATATGTTAATGAGAGTAGCTATAGGTATACATGGAGATGACATAGATTCGGCCATCGAAACTTATAACTTGTTGTCTGAGCGTTATTTTACACATGCCTCGCCCACTTTGTTTGCTGCTGCTACCCCGCGACCACAATTGTCATCGTGCTTCCTTTTGACCATGGTGGCTGATTCTATTGAAGGTATTTTCAAGTCAGTGGAACAATGCGCCATGATTTCCAAATCTGCTGGTGGTATTGGCATTAACGTGCACTGCATAAGGGCCAAGGGCACTTCCATCGATGGTACTAACGGCACCTCAAATGGACTGGTGCCCATGCTTAGGGTGTTTAACAATGTTGCCCGCTATGTAGATCAAGGCGGCGGCAAACGTCCAGGAGCATTTGCCATTTATTTGGAGCCTTGGCATtcagatatttttgaatttttggatttaaagaaaaataccgGCAAGGAAGAGCACAGAGCTAGAGATCTATTCTATGCCCTGTGGATACCCGATTTGTTTATGAAAAGGGTAGAAGAAAATGGAGATTGGTCGTTAATGTGTCCCCACAAATGTCCTGGACTGCAGGAAGTTTGGGGTGCGGAATTCGAAGAATTGTATACCAAGTATGAAAAAGAAGGCAAAGCAAACCGTACCGTCAAGGCCCAGGCTCTTTGGTTTGCCATAATTGAAGCTCAAGTAGAAACAGGTACTCCCTACATGTTGTACAAGGATGCCTGTAATCGTAAGAGTAACCAGCAAAATATTGGCACTATTAAGTGCAGTAACTTGTGTACGGAAATTGTAGAGTATTCAGCACCCGATGAGATAGCCGTGTGTAATTTGGCCTCAATAGCCCTTAATATGTTTGTGACGCCTGAAAAAACATTCgactttaagaaattaaaaaatgttactaAAGTCATTACCAAAAATCTCAACAAAATCATAGACATTAACTTTTATCCTCTGCCGGAGGCCAGGAAATCTAATCTACGTCATCGTCCTATTGGCATAGGTGTGCAGGGTCTTGCCGACACATTGATTTTAATGCGTTTCCCCTACGAAAGCGAAAAGGCGGCTTTGttaaatcaacaaattttcgaaacTATTTATTATGGCGCATTGGAAGCTAGTTGTGAATTGTCCGAAAAGCTAGGTCCTTATGAAACTTATCCCGGCTGCCCGGTAAGTAAGGGCATACTACAATACGATATGTGGAATAAAACTCCTACCGATTTGTGGAACTGGACAGAGTTGAAAGAGAAAATCAAACAGCATGGTGTACGAAATTCTTTGCTATTGGCCCCTATGCCCACTGCCTCTACCGCACAAATCTTGGGCAATAATGAATCATTTGAGCCTTATACCTCCAATATTTATACCAGACGTGTGCTATCGGGAGAATTCAATATTGTCAATCATCATTTGCTAAAAGATTTAACTGAACGTGATCTATGGGATGACGAAATGAAAAACAGAATTATTTCCAATCGCGGCTCTATACAAGCCATAGATGAAATTCCCAAAGATATTCGTGATCTATATAAGACAGTTTGGGAGATTTCCGTTAAGACCACTATTCAAATGGCAGCCGATCGTGGCGCTTTCATCGATCAAAGTCAGTCGTTCAATATACATGTGGCTGAACCCAACTACGGTAAATTGACCTCAATTCATTTCTATGCCTGGAAAGCAGGCTTAAAGACCGGCATGTATTATTTGAGGACAAAACCAGCAGCAAATGCTATACAATTTACTGTGGATAAGGGTCGTGCAGCTGCTCAAAACGAAAGTCAATTGCAGGCCAATGGTGAGCACGATGAAAGCATTCTCAATGTATCGTCATCTTCGCTAAACAATGAGTCGGTGCGGGAGAAAAGAATGGCCGATATGGTGTGTTCTCTAGAAAATAAGGACGCATGTATGTCCTGCGGCTCTTAGGCTTCTatgaattttctatattattaGTTGTACAATATTTAATACCTACTcttcttttaattttgaataaaaaaatactataaataatatgcaattttttttacttatttacttaaaataatatatacagaAATGGTTTAAAAGTTGGCGTTACGGGGGTTGTAACGTATCCATGGAGAACATTACATAGGCACATTAAATACATTTGGTtatgaaaaaaagcttttacgcatacaataacaaaatacatggtttAACGAATTTAGTACCTTGTACAATGATCgttttttttcatctttaactgaaaagtttttttgagGGAATAGTTTATAGTTTTTACGGTATCACAACGTATGCGGAATAAAATTGCAACAAACAATGGAAGgaaaaaattaatcatattCATGTACTTTTGTGGCAGTTATGAAGAAATGTATATACATGTGGTGGAAATACCATGTTTGCACTTTTCTGAGCTCTTATTTGAGTTTAATGATCCTATTTTTTCccgctttttattttaaataatctaaaaaaactcttctatttaaaaaggtccaaaaactctcaaattaggtttaatttaaaaacatttagaaaaatattcaaccatagagaattatacatagagacgagacacaacaaaatacattgtctagcatatacatattttgttgttgcaagagataggtttttgacaattccgtctcgtctctatgttaccctatgtatTCAACCTTATTCTATTTGGCGTCGTCAATATCGTTTTCAGTATTGATTCAAGAAATGGTATGTGTTTCGCCGATATCAATAACAATTGGTAACTTTTGAAAGAATTTAGTTATTGATATTGGCAAAACatataccattttttgactcaatattgacgacgccaaatagaataagggtgattatcagaagccgaattaccgcattcgtgatcgaatgaactatcgtatcgaaaaataatttcgataccgtaattgtaacaaaatgtattaaattccATGCTCGATTGATTTTACTCgatgaaatatcaattccactttgaaaactgaaagcgATTTCATTCCGAaggaaattttcgttttactttttctgaagaagcaaaaaacggaattaattccactttctatcggaatggaattctgtgacatgCCTGAAGTTgcgattttttaaagttgtaaCTATAAGAATATCattattttactacttttgctaataaaaaagtactaatcgaagtgatcgagaaaaacaATCACCTCAAtagcgaatcaatatttcacatgaaatgtgttcccttttcccatttttcgttcatcaactttgttcaagTGACATTTTGCATATGAAAacaaatgcattataccctcctccccactatggcggtgtagggtataataaaatatggagggttattatgtaactcctttcgaaaagaaattcgttcgaatttgtatgctttatacattgtatttcgattcgaatcgaattacataataaccccCCTGGTTCGTACATATTATGAATAACTTGtcgttttttatttcttataaaactagcttaatattaattacaattttaaggatttaaaggtttaaaaacaaaaattccatagaaaatttacgtaaaacaaacatttcgttaagattaaaaattcatttatataaatattttcaagttaCTGAATTTTGGTATCATTAAAATACATAGCTCATTTGCGACAAGAAGATAATAACTCAAAAACACAGTTccaagtaaaattgttttaaatgttaTAAGTCAttctattattatttaattaattgttattaaaatcgcgtgtttgataaaaaaaatatttatgtgaatTTCTCTAAAATAATTTAACGAGCGGAATGTTCTGTagtactcagttcaaaaaatgcaaaatattgagttatgaTCCTCTCTTGTCGCAAATGATCAACATAGTCATTGcacaaaaacaaattgataaaattaaaatagttagGTATTGAatataaagtaaccaaaatATTGGATAATAGTAAATAGTGATGATATAAGGTATATAATGTAAATTTGCTAAAACAAAATTGGAATCAATCCAAACTATTCCATATGCGGTCGTTTACTAGGTGATACTAAAACCGCCTGAGGTTGTTGGCTGAACATGGGATTTATTATATGATTCTCGTAGCGTTTATATTCAGATCCAATGTGTTCCAAATCTAAATCTGCATTT
The nucleotide sequence above comes from Calliphora vicina chromosome 1, idCalVici1.1, whole genome shotgun sequence. Encoded proteins:
- the snRNP-U1-C gene encoding U1 small nuclear ribonucleoprotein C — its product is MPKYYCDYCDTYLTHDSPSVRKTHCTGRKHRDNVKFYYQKWMEEQAQHLIDATTAAFKAGKITQNPFAGGPPKPGGVAIPPPPNMAIPPRPGMMPPGMPGGPGMPPMMMGPHGGLPPPMMGMRPPPMMGPMGMMGPPPPLGTLAGVRPTLMNGPPPK
- the RnrL gene encoding ribonucleoside-diphosphate reductase large subunit → MKSNKLFVLKRDGRKEEVHFDKITSRIQKLCYGLNMDFVDPVAITLKVINGLYCGVTTQELDNLAAETAATLTTNHGDYAILAARIAVSNLHKETKKVFSEVISDLYHYVNKETGKTSPMISEYHYNVVQKNAERLNSSIIYDRDFGYNYFGFKTLERSYLLKMNGKIVERPQHMLMRVAIGIHGDDIDSAIETYNLLSERYFTHASPTLFAAATPRPQLSSCFLLTMVADSIEGIFKSVEQCAMISKSAGGIGINVHCIRAKGTSIDGTNGTSNGLVPMLRVFNNVARYVDQGGGKRPGAFAIYLEPWHSDIFEFLDLKKNTGKEEHRARDLFYALWIPDLFMKRVEENGDWSLMCPHKCPGLQEVWGAEFEELYTKYEKEGKANRTVKAQALWFAIIEAQVETGTPYMLYKDACNRKSNQQNIGTIKCSNLCTEIVEYSAPDEIAVCNLASIALNMFVTPEKTFDFKKLKNVTKVITKNLNKIIDINFYPLPEARKSNLRHRPIGIGVQGLADTLILMRFPYESEKAALLNQQIFETIYYGALEASCELSEKLGPYETYPGCPVSKGILQYDMWNKTPTDLWNWTELKEKIKQHGVRNSLLLAPMPTASTAQILGNNESFEPYTSNIYTRRVLSGEFNIVNHHLLKDLTERDLWDDEMKNRIISNRGSIQAIDEIPKDIRDLYKTVWEISVKTTIQMAADRGAFIDQSQSFNIHVAEPNYGKLTSIHFYAWKAGLKTGMYYLRTKPAANAIQFTVDKGRAAAQNESQLQANGEHDESILNVSSSSLNNESVREKRMADMVCSLENKDACMSCGS
- the LOC135952515 gene encoding probable cytochrome P450 12c1, mitochondrial, whose translation is MISRIQLRQSKYCFNLINNNSYATVADVKTSQPALETSYANSLKEEWSGAKPFDSVPGLSKFQKFRGFMKGGEFHNLSFVDVLSLLRKRYGDIYYMPGLFGSSSNLITFNLDDHEKIFRTEGTYPVRPGNELVKYYRLSRKDNFYAEECLGVAGNGKQWGKFRHAVNPILMQPKNAKLYMDPMQKVNNEFVLRIKEIRDPNTMEVPGTFIKDINRLSFESVAVVALDKEMGLIRSTSITPEAKELFENLQMFTRAFYDLGIKPSIYKYIKTPTYKRFEKCMDNMFDICLKFTNEAIQRLEKQGANAEGNSVLEKLLKIDRKIAMIMAIDMLIGGVEITSSILSAIMLCLATNPVKQQKLREEILNTIGKTEKFTVENTKNLPYLRACIKEAIRLYPVIFGNLRSTGMDLCLSGYQIPKNTNVLLASNLLLQDEDYFPKPKEYIPERWLREENGENDKISVKNMHPFTFLPFGFGPRSCVGKRIVDLEMEITMANLVRNFEIEFNYPSENAFKSYFVNSPVVPLKFKFTDL